The sequence below is a genomic window from Streptomyces sp. V1I1.
CAAGTGGTCGATCATCGGCGGGATTCCGGAGCCCGGAGAGCAGCCGGCCGTGACGGCTGTGCGGGAGGTGTACGAGGAGACCGCGGTGCAGTGTGTCGCGGAGCGGGTCGTGCTCGTGCAGGCGTTGCGGAAGCCGGTCACCTACCCCAACGGCGATCAGTGCCAGTTCATGGACATCTGCATTCGCTGCCGGGCGGTGGGCGGACAGGCTCGCGTCAATGATGACGAGTCGCTGGAGGTGGGGTGGTTCTCTGCGGACGCGCTGCCGGAGCTGAAGGAGTTCTCGCTCTTCCGGATCAAGCAGGCGCAGACCGAGGGACCAGCATGGTTTCAACCCACCATCGAGCAGTGAAGTATGGGTGGTGACCACATCGGTCGGGGGGTGATCACTGCCTAGGGTGCGAAGCATGACCGCGCCCACCACACCAGGTCCCGCACCTCACTCTCGTC
It includes:
- a CDS encoding NUDIX domain-containing protein, producing the protein MATPDFIREIRATAGHQLLLLPGISAVVFDDEGRVLLGRRADTGKWSIIGGIPEPGEQPAVTAVREVYEETAVQCVAERVVLVQALRKPVTYPNGDQCQFMDICIRCRAVGGQARVNDDESLEVGWFSADALPELKEFSLFRIKQAQTEGPAWFQPTIEQ